The Pseudomonas baetica genome includes a region encoding these proteins:
- a CDS encoding TcdA/TcdB pore-forming domain-containing protein, whose product MKFNQEGIKADQASGVGGLSELFEVIGEVHDLLSKQLLESAVTPAANAGRLTRSELDALNLGGLEKVLVERVSAMPLPAGTTLTQSQIARIANLAVDGIIRQNFRKLTELMTYLGSLDFPFESGMNTDLLLASGGAVNAQYQAALNERMAAEGKPLVATPNDIAAIGFVQKIAESLTQAVNAPASATNDAIKKATSQGHRDMEGYLRSVSATLAANAYGTVYVAPDAGGKFDGTFWNADLPMLRALQKWGLIGDIRVLHEPADSYRGKQLKDVGSLLTEQDTELLVNSRSLVEPVYLEVLAGMHKRWVQGEPMADLISLHREVKGYIDFNPKSARNKVLLLLLKQTGNKLLEIDAMDRMDAGSRVTAAKANRLGESQIWTREQLTAHAAVFGKTREESYLRILSLLDAWQGHRQSDSFPIQADKNGEFVAYLPFKGDVIDQYSNQIASKPAFDMLRSMWSDIEVVSDAAAGKATFKFQTGAQTEITFSPASTLAQAFAQQKQLANLQIVLFMSFKSETMPAQITIQGDQVTASKNIGDTPTVISNAQNDGSWSTPTSEALLAVRRDAPASSTPVVSSRYVDRWATPVVQGNPDGSDSQYAAQIIVQTQNEGTVAQAAADLAGKHPDSSLVIQLDADGNMRLVYGDPAIFQKLDAIDRVRWQIVGHGEGPVGARTLGDLDAAQWSQHIRRFQQSLYDEYSISSEPARISLVGCAVEDADLLGGFGHKLVEALQIPGLEISARSANVVVQAKGIKTTRDADGKLWHKDPRHKVVLEWSPDQGVTEVFEALPSRALLGRDGIDVGALLDDLRLGRVALEQLGAAQNYVLTLLFPGDNDELDQAQLRSVLEDASTFKTLQDLLARMFKNPGSKVDPVSVDAADLVRQAFDINGQINAGSASTRGDLGGRAGSIDIRQFAANPALFAKTHALSVETLVSSGRLPDQAFAKLIKMNAGVYEVEYTATSGSDTVPAYFLGYNGPNQGNASPAYIDIPKQAAAGSFLFTGTLSGCSLVVTSLDANTFRVYHDGRVNSSVLYDNVVMSVDWNDYRIGATAEGIAAAYLQFVDGQWQLAVQRQEYRGADRTLSPTLRVMDEPLSIQHADSQIGPRKLAEFTDYREQVHQRLKKLAGQFAVSAEGVTDGVYSGGAFSYDHPAIAAWTALRREVDRKYLLEIDQLKAQRDELYKQRSTASRPQLIDQQIKQNLLTHEYYKAQFDTVLRESGSVDRSWLWTQIKAKEGMPGVLRFDDTDLRGGDQDATSSLGERYANFEAYQRGALGAEFMQGLRAFRDISIPGVTQEMSALDMKQLFIDGQLTAQQRGALSARIEEISQAENIEKVLKRTALLSEGFKRAGSTFSQLAPQDFYLSLVGDRFGGRCYPLVRAMAVALADAGSKGINSLVQKLFLAAAEPQAGSSTLLKKSLVRLHSNGDAVQASTAVGKLNLADVVGRLKGATGTSTFALNTRNHSMLVASTAMAKGRRYYFYDPNVGIFAYDNTASFLKAMEQHLVGRGLADFYGAFGSKQSPEFNLVQIDADKMAKVQVGNGLEVADLSRPGELATVIGQRRQVQETVSAQSRIAEDMQLRGSLVTLDVEQWGARFAESSTRLATENGLDPRWMPIIATTEDQGAGNYRVQFINRDQPEQSRWLNTRDSNFTEFRRFIDEHTATLGRHFTLERGQMRPRGSVGEAGSIDGLNAGFALQTLIQWFADKQRDASARGVDSTDLATALKIHGYLNMVQMGHGVLQDVGKVTELVRTALRGEVIAGEATVKDFVSTLGHTVNEGAGVIFGGGMVILDAYELAHAENETQKAVFGTQLAFDSASFITGAAGIGAGMLGATSAGALLGGVGVIAGGLAVGFTGLAQAFGVVAEDAKAVGRYFDTVDDAYKGHGYRYDQAHKMLVPLPGAVVKTLDLQLNKISFDSQYIYRTHSGSTGSGKINYFFWAGDFPVMVKDRNQAIEIRSGIGYRDATYTLDHGESNVVILPGTPKSYISYEYEQLPGATTRHDAGFDVIRRLEEDKRFDYDFYIFPAERTIRKIAQEYVATSVEVKLDQRNRQLIVPELPKELHGFMSYEIKGAGGEYLVSLKEGAWLKLSSEVPAFAANTEVEIHSLDGTVGGGVPYSLVGNKPSRWIIDTSRLAGGNIQVLRDRVVIGGVSVLLDPATNGRVLLANGKGEVREVDFTDLSARVVSEDASKWQAPGQGIEKHLKDLASAHQLHGQYVVVDNYQHNGRNLGRAYYDVAKDRMMFTDTSEVKAGKAQLGAVIGDYAYFHDDESAAAWRVDIASGKVDAQYTPWFNDSVGKISRLWAEGGEVYLARRYQMKDGEGELGYRLVGDRMELVSAVGDDALLKLLARTRQHGDAFVNLLQGYESFSTQRETPVYKVGGRLIHPVPAALVTVYGTDAAGVAHRYWIRTADGTLIKPNLAPPADHVLRFEAHESTRSAWTIPADLVLAGSIPQPGGQEVFFFYSKSQKVLFRQNGAGQAILDATHPTALRMDIPELANVLALEGQLLVVTVDGRVARLDAQGSLSYEAVNEHWLKGRPTWWLDLPKVTGTDATLAVFGVKDRDGQGALSVWYHSGRVVVAASSLQGKPLQFVGFEDDGVTARLFESGSGKLYLQPSMAADALATAFGNDAVLDAAAKIPVVSELTPTMQLKSVLQVESGLRLTTHSGEILLRTNKGNLQLVAVDEKWQQDNLTRLPKALAELAGQWRAKGVLTLQGKASRGWFDIDSGQMFSGKGIAATDNLDFVGVGEGEQAAYVYSSTAQVLYRVNSEGAQAWNHFTGVDRTDSSLLLQGTGGASGTDELAPPLLTGIATLVLHGGGGHDTYRLSEKAWGHYRTIVIDNEDSGLALDRLILPPTVSPDMLVSRHGDDLILTDSATGTALMIRKVLGEQAAVHRHLLISLKSNWDVIDINHLVKHFAEKESLQDGLVQLSWSKQQSAKPLDEGGVFAHTKSPNLAKLNGVMAAFPDEGGSREKLPMNRQSVPSVLVPSMS is encoded by the coding sequence ATGAAGTTCAATCAAGAAGGTATTAAAGCCGACCAGGCATCAGGCGTCGGAGGGCTCAGTGAACTCTTTGAGGTGATTGGCGAGGTGCATGATCTGCTGAGCAAGCAGCTGCTCGAAAGCGCTGTGACTCCAGCAGCGAATGCCGGGCGGCTCACCAGAAGTGAACTCGACGCATTGAATCTCGGCGGGTTGGAAAAGGTCCTTGTCGAACGTGTCAGCGCGATGCCGCTACCCGCCGGTACCACGTTGACTCAAAGCCAGATCGCGCGAATCGCGAACCTCGCGGTCGACGGTATTATTCGACAGAATTTCCGCAAGCTCACGGAATTGATGACCTATCTTGGATCACTGGATTTTCCCTTTGAATCAGGAATGAATACTGACCTGCTGCTGGCGTCCGGTGGCGCGGTAAATGCGCAGTATCAGGCTGCGTTGAATGAGCGGATGGCGGCGGAAGGCAAGCCGCTGGTAGCGACGCCGAACGATATCGCGGCTATTGGTTTCGTGCAGAAAATAGCAGAGAGCCTGACCCAGGCTGTCAATGCCCCAGCGTCTGCTACAAACGACGCGATCAAGAAAGCCACGAGTCAAGGTCATCGGGACATGGAGGGTTATTTGCGCTCGGTGAGTGCGACCCTCGCTGCTAATGCTTACGGCACCGTTTATGTGGCGCCTGATGCCGGGGGCAAGTTCGACGGCACTTTCTGGAACGCCGATCTCCCGATGTTGCGTGCCTTGCAGAAGTGGGGGCTGATCGGCGACATCCGGGTTCTGCATGAGCCGGCGGATAGTTATCGGGGCAAACAGCTCAAGGATGTCGGATCGCTGCTGACCGAACAGGATACCGAGCTACTGGTCAACTCCAGGAGTCTGGTAGAACCGGTGTATCTGGAGGTGCTCGCCGGCATGCACAAGCGATGGGTTCAAGGCGAACCCATGGCTGACCTGATCAGTTTGCATCGCGAAGTGAAAGGTTACATCGACTTTAATCCGAAATCCGCACGTAACAAGGTATTGCTCCTGCTGCTCAAGCAAACGGGGAACAAGCTGCTGGAAATCGATGCCATGGATCGCATGGATGCGGGTAGCCGAGTGACAGCGGCCAAGGCTAACCGCTTGGGTGAGTCGCAAATCTGGACCCGTGAACAACTGACTGCCCATGCAGCGGTTTTTGGCAAGACACGGGAAGAGTCCTACCTGCGCATTCTGTCGCTACTCGATGCATGGCAAGGCCACCGGCAGTCTGACTCATTCCCGATCCAGGCGGACAAAAACGGCGAGTTCGTCGCTTATTTGCCTTTTAAGGGCGACGTTATAGACCAGTACTCGAATCAGATTGCAAGCAAACCGGCTTTCGACATGTTGCGCAGCATGTGGTCCGATATTGAGGTGGTCAGCGATGCCGCCGCTGGCAAAGCCACATTCAAGTTTCAGACAGGCGCGCAGACCGAGATCACATTCAGTCCCGCCAGTACGCTGGCACAGGCGTTTGCCCAGCAAAAACAATTGGCGAATCTGCAAATTGTCCTGTTCATGAGCTTCAAGTCGGAGACCATGCCCGCGCAAATCACGATCCAGGGCGATCAGGTGACGGCCAGCAAAAACATCGGTGATACGCCCACGGTCATCTCCAACGCCCAGAATGACGGCTCATGGAGCACGCCCACGAGCGAAGCGTTGCTGGCGGTAAGGCGTGATGCCCCCGCGAGTTCGACGCCTGTGGTGTCAAGCCGGTACGTCGACCGCTGGGCTACGCCTGTGGTTCAAGGCAACCCGGACGGCAGCGATAGTCAGTACGCGGCGCAGATTATTGTTCAGACCCAGAATGAGGGCACAGTGGCGCAGGCGGCTGCCGATCTGGCGGGCAAGCACCCTGACAGCTCTTTGGTGATACAACTTGATGCCGATGGCAACATGCGGCTGGTCTACGGTGATCCAGCGATCTTCCAGAAGCTTGACGCAATCGACAGAGTGCGCTGGCAGATTGTCGGACACGGTGAGGGTCCGGTCGGCGCGCGCACGCTCGGTGATCTGGATGCTGCCCAGTGGTCACAGCACATTCGCCGTTTTCAGCAAAGTCTTTACGACGAGTACAGCATCAGTTCGGAGCCGGCGCGGATCAGCCTTGTCGGCTGCGCGGTCGAAGACGCCGACCTGCTCGGTGGTTTTGGGCACAAGCTGGTGGAAGCCTTGCAAATCCCGGGTCTCGAAATATCGGCCCGCAGTGCCAACGTCGTTGTCCAGGCGAAAGGAATCAAGACCACCAGGGATGCCGACGGCAAGTTGTGGCACAAAGACCCTAGGCACAAGGTCGTGCTGGAATGGAGCCCGGACCAGGGTGTGACCGAGGTTTTCGAGGCGCTGCCGTCACGGGCACTGCTGGGGCGCGATGGTATCGACGTAGGGGCCCTGCTCGACGACCTGCGCCTGGGTCGGGTTGCATTGGAACAGTTGGGGGCAGCGCAGAATTATGTCCTGACGCTGCTGTTCCCCGGGGACAATGACGAACTGGATCAGGCGCAATTGCGTAGCGTTCTTGAAGATGCAAGTACCTTTAAAACCTTGCAGGACCTGCTTGCCCGGATGTTCAAAAACCCTGGTAGCAAGGTTGATCCGGTCAGCGTGGATGCCGCTGATCTGGTCCGCCAGGCTTTCGATATCAATGGGCAAATCAATGCCGGATCGGCGAGTACGCGCGGCGATTTGGGCGGTCGTGCAGGCAGCATCGATATCCGTCAGTTCGCCGCCAACCCCGCGCTCTTTGCCAAGACCCATGCCCTGAGTGTCGAGACGCTGGTCAGCTCAGGACGGTTGCCGGACCAGGCTTTTGCCAAGTTGATCAAGATGAACGCCGGTGTGTACGAGGTCGAATACACCGCGACCAGTGGCTCTGACACCGTGCCGGCTTACTTCCTCGGTTACAACGGCCCCAATCAGGGCAACGCGTCGCCGGCCTACATCGATATCCCCAAACAGGCCGCAGCCGGGAGCTTTCTGTTCACTGGTACGTTGTCAGGCTGCTCGCTGGTGGTGACCAGCCTGGATGCCAATACTTTCCGTGTTTACCACGATGGCCGGGTCAACAGTTCCGTGCTCTACGACAATGTGGTGATGTCGGTGGACTGGAACGACTACCGGATCGGCGCTACGGCGGAAGGGATCGCCGCGGCGTACCTGCAGTTCGTCGATGGTCAATGGCAGTTGGCGGTCCAGCGCCAAGAATATCGCGGCGCTGACAGGACCCTCTCGCCAACACTGCGGGTCATGGACGAACCGCTGTCGATCCAGCACGCCGATAGCCAGATCGGACCGCGCAAACTGGCCGAATTCACTGACTATCGCGAACAGGTACACCAACGACTGAAGAAACTGGCCGGCCAGTTCGCTGTGTCTGCCGAAGGCGTCACGGACGGTGTATACAGCGGCGGAGCGTTCTCTTACGACCATCCGGCAATTGCCGCATGGACTGCCTTGCGTCGTGAGGTTGATCGTAAGTATTTGCTTGAGATCGACCAATTGAAGGCTCAGCGCGACGAGCTTTATAAACAGCGGAGTACCGCGTCGCGGCCACAATTGATCGACCAACAGATCAAGCAGAACCTCCTTACCCATGAATATTACAAGGCGCAGTTCGACACGGTCTTGCGTGAGAGCGGTTCTGTCGACCGAAGCTGGCTATGGACGCAGATCAAGGCCAAGGAGGGAATGCCTGGCGTCCTCCGTTTTGACGATACCGACCTGCGGGGTGGAGACCAGGATGCAACCAGCAGCCTGGGCGAGCGCTACGCAAACTTCGAGGCGTACCAGCGAGGCGCACTGGGCGCTGAGTTCATGCAGGGATTACGCGCTTTTCGCGACATCAGTATTCCTGGCGTGACCCAGGAAATGTCGGCGCTGGACATGAAGCAGCTGTTCATCGATGGGCAACTCACCGCGCAACAACGGGGAGCCTTGAGCGCTCGTATCGAAGAAATCAGCCAGGCCGAAAACATTGAAAAGGTACTGAAACGTACAGCCTTGCTGAGCGAGGGCTTCAAGCGCGCCGGAAGTACGTTCAGTCAACTGGCCCCGCAGGATTTCTATCTGTCGCTGGTCGGTGATCGATTCGGTGGCCGCTGCTATCCATTGGTCAGGGCGATGGCGGTGGCACTGGCCGACGCCGGCTCTAAGGGCATCAACAGTCTGGTGCAAAAACTTTTCCTGGCGGCCGCGGAGCCGCAAGCAGGAAGTTCGACGTTGCTCAAGAAGAGTCTGGTCAGGCTGCATTCCAATGGTGATGCGGTGCAGGCGTCTACAGCGGTAGGCAAACTGAATTTGGCCGATGTGGTCGGGCGGCTCAAAGGGGCGACTGGTACCTCGACATTTGCCCTCAATACCCGCAATCACTCAATGCTGGTAGCAAGCACGGCTATGGCTAAGGGCCGTCGCTACTATTTTTATGATCCAAATGTCGGGATCTTTGCCTATGACAATACAGCCAGCTTTCTCAAGGCAATGGAGCAGCATCTGGTAGGCAGAGGGCTGGCAGATTTTTACGGCGCTTTCGGTAGCAAGCAGTCTCCGGAATTCAATCTGGTTCAGATCGATGCCGACAAGATGGCCAAAGTCCAGGTAGGTAATGGTTTGGAAGTGGCCGATCTGAGCCGTCCAGGCGAACTGGCGACAGTGATCGGTCAGCGTCGGCAAGTGCAGGAAACCGTCAGCGCCCAGTCGCGGATTGCCGAAGATATGCAGTTGCGCGGCAGCCTGGTGACACTTGATGTTGAGCAATGGGGCGCCAGATTCGCCGAGTCCAGCACGCGGCTTGCGACGGAAAATGGCCTTGACCCGCGCTGGATGCCGATCATCGCCACAACCGAGGACCAGGGTGCAGGTAATTATCGGGTGCAATTCATCAACCGTGATCAGCCGGAGCAGAGTCGCTGGCTGAACACCCGGGATTCGAACTTTACCGAATTTCGTCGCTTTATCGATGAACACACCGCTACGCTGGGCAGGCATTTCACCCTCGAACGCGGGCAGATGCGGCCTCGGGGCAGCGTGGGTGAGGCCGGTTCGATTGATGGCCTTAACGCCGGGTTTGCCCTGCAGACACTGATTCAGTGGTTTGCCGACAAGCAGCGTGACGCCAGCGCCCGTGGTGTCGACTCGACTGATCTGGCAACTGCACTGAAGATCCATGGCTACCTCAATATGGTCCAGATGGGCCATGGGGTTTTGCAGGACGTGGGTAAGGTCACCGAGCTGGTACGCACCGCGCTGCGTGGCGAAGTTATCGCCGGCGAGGCCACTGTCAAAGACTTCGTGTCCACCCTGGGCCACACCGTCAATGAAGGGGCTGGCGTAATCTTCGGCGGCGGTATGGTGATCCTCGACGCCTATGAACTGGCCCATGCTGAAAATGAAACTCAGAAGGCAGTGTTCGGCACTCAATTGGCCTTTGATTCGGCAAGCTTCATCACCGGGGCCGCAGGTATCGGTGCGGGCATGTTGGGCGCGACTTCGGCAGGAGCCTTGCTGGGCGGTGTCGGAGTGATTGCCGGCGGGCTCGCTGTTGGCTTTACCGGATTGGCTCAGGCCTTTGGGGTGGTCGCCGAGGATGCCAAGGCGGTGGGGCGCTACTTCGATACGGTCGACGATGCCTACAAGGGCCATGGCTACCGCTATGATCAAGCGCACAAAATGTTGGTGCCACTGCCCGGGGCGGTGGTCAAGACTCTCGACCTGCAACTCAATAAGATCAGCTTCGACAGTCAGTACATCTACCGCACCCATTCCGGCTCGACCGGCTCTGGCAAAATCAACTATTTCTTTTGGGCCGGTGATTTTCCGGTAATGGTCAAAGACCGCAATCAGGCTATCGAAATACGCAGCGGAATCGGCTACCGGGATGCAACCTACACACTCGACCACGGCGAGAGCAACGTGGTGATATTGCCGGGCACGCCCAAGTCATATATCAGCTATGAATATGAGCAGTTGCCTGGCGCGACCACTCGCCACGATGCCGGTTTCGATGTGATCCGACGCCTTGAGGAAGACAAACGTTTCGACTATGACTTCTACATTTTTCCTGCCGAGCGGACGATCCGCAAAATCGCTCAAGAATATGTAGCGACTTCAGTCGAGGTGAAGCTCGATCAGCGTAACCGGCAATTGATCGTGCCCGAGTTGCCCAAAGAGCTTCACGGTTTCATGAGCTACGAGATCAAGGGGGCGGGCGGCGAGTATCTGGTCAGCCTTAAGGAAGGCGCTTGGTTGAAACTCTCAAGCGAGGTTCCGGCTTTCGCTGCGAATACCGAGGTTGAGATCCATTCACTCGATGGCACGGTGGGTGGCGGTGTTCCATACAGCCTGGTGGGCAACAAGCCTTCGCGCTGGATCATCGACACTAGCCGGCTCGCTGGAGGCAACATCCAGGTCCTGCGGGATCGGGTGGTGATCGGTGGGGTCAGTGTTCTACTGGATCCGGCCACGAATGGACGGGTACTGCTGGCCAATGGCAAGGGCGAAGTGCGCGAAGTCGATTTCACCGACCTGAGTGCTCGCGTGGTGTCCGAGGATGCGAGCAAGTGGCAAGCTCCCGGCCAGGGAATAGAAAAACATCTGAAGGATCTGGCCAGCGCGCATCAGTTACATGGGCAGTACGTGGTAGTCGATAACTACCAGCACAACGGGCGCAATCTTGGACGCGCTTACTACGACGTAGCCAAGGACCGCATGATGTTCACCGACACCTCCGAAGTGAAGGCCGGGAAGGCTCAGCTCGGCGCGGTGATAGGTGACTACGCCTACTTCCACGATGACGAGAGCGCAGCGGCATGGCGCGTCGATATCGCCAGTGGCAAGGTCGACGCGCAGTACACGCCATGGTTCAACGACAGCGTGGGCAAGATCAGTCGATTGTGGGCGGAGGGCGGAGAGGTCTATCTGGCGCGTCGGTATCAGATGAAAGACGGCGAGGGCGAACTCGGTTACCGCCTCGTTGGTGATCGTATGGAACTGGTCAGCGCTGTCGGCGACGATGCTCTGCTCAAACTGTTGGCGCGTACCCGTCAGCATGGCGATGCATTCGTGAACTTGCTGCAAGGCTACGAAAGCTTCAGCACGCAGCGCGAAACTCCGGTTTACAAGGTCGGTGGGCGGCTGATTCATCCGGTTCCCGCCGCCTTGGTCACGGTGTATGGAACCGATGCGGCGGGCGTGGCGCATCGTTATTGGATACGCACCGCCGATGGCACGCTGATCAAGCCGAATCTGGCACCGCCGGCTGATCATGTTCTGCGTTTTGAAGCGCACGAGAGCACCCGCAGTGCCTGGACAATTCCGGCCGATCTGGTATTGGCGGGCAGTATTCCCCAGCCCGGCGGGCAGGAAGTGTTTTTCTTCTACAGCAAGTCGCAAAAGGTCCTGTTCCGCCAGAACGGAGCAGGCCAGGCGATTCTCGATGCCACTCATCCAACGGCCTTGCGCATGGATATCCCGGAGCTGGCGAACGTGTTGGCGCTGGAGGGCCAACTGCTTGTGGTCACTGTGGACGGGCGTGTGGCCCGGCTTGATGCGCAGGGCTCGCTGAGCTACGAGGCCGTCAATGAGCATTGGCTAAAAGGGCGTCCGACGTGGTGGCTGGACTTGCCCAAGGTCACCGGCACTGACGCCACCCTGGCCGTGTTCGGGGTCAAGGATCGCGACGGCCAAGGCGCGCTGTCGGTGTGGTACCACAGTGGTCGTGTGGTGGTTGCTGCGTCGTCATTGCAGGGCAAGCCATTGCAATTTGTCGGCTTTGAAGACGATGGGGTCACGGCACGGCTGTTCGAATCCGGCAGCGGCAAACTTTATCTCCAGCCCTCCATGGCTGCGGATGCGTTGGCCACGGCATTCGGCAACGATGCAGTGCTGGATGCAGCGGCGAAAATTCCTGTCGTGAGCGAACTGACACCGACGATGCAACTCAAGTCAGTGCTGCAAGTCGAGAGTGGATTGCGTCTGACAACGCACAGCGGCGAGATTTTGTTGCGCACCAACAAGGGCAACTTACAGCTGGTGGCAGTCGATGAAAAATGGCAGCAGGACAACCTGACGCGCTTGCCAAAAGCCCTTGCCGAGTTGGCCGGGCAGTGGCGGGCGAAGGGTGTGCTGACCTTGCAGGGCAAAGCAAGTCGAGGCTGGTTCGATATCGACAGTGGCCAGATGTTCTCCGGCAAAGGCATCGCTGCCACGGACAACCTTGATTTTGTCGGGGTAGGCGAAGGCGAGCAGGCGGCCTATGTGTACAGTTCGACAGCCCAGGTTCTTTATCGGGTCAACAGCGAGGGCGCGCAGGCCTGGAATCACTTCACCGGGGTCGACCGTACCGATTCCTCCCTGTTGCTTCAGGGCACGGGGGGGGCAAGCGGCACAGACGAACTGGCACCACCGCTGCTCACCGGGATCGCTACGCTGGTGCTCCATGGTGGCGGTGGTCACGATACTTACCGTCTGAGCGAGAAGGCTTGGGGGCACTACCGAACCATCGTCATCGACAATGAAGATTCAGGCCTGGCACTGGACCGCCTGATTCTGCCGCCGACCGTTTCGCCAGACATGCTGGTCAGCCGGCATGGCGACGACCTGATTCTGACTGACTCAGCGACGGGCACCGCACTGATGATCCGTAAGGTGCTCGGCGAGCAGGCAGCGGTGCATCGTCACCTGCTGATTTCACTGAAAAGCAACTGGGACGTGATCGACATCAATCACCTGGTCAAGCACTTCGCTGAAAAGGAAAGTCTTCAGGACGGACTTGTCCAATTGTCCTGGAGCAAGCAGCAGTCCGCCAAGCCGTTAGATGAGGGGGGTGTTTTCGCACACACGAAGAGTCCAAATCTGGCCAAGTTAAACGGTGTCATGGCGGCTTTCCCTGATGAGGGCGGTAGCCGCGAGAAACTGCCGATGAACCGCCAGAGTGTACCAAGCGTTCTGGTGCCTTCCATGTCTTGA
- a CDS encoding type I secretion system permease/ATPase, with protein sequence MTDAFIVTPDQAPLFLDTGLQALSWAARHFDLNISVAQLSHRLGRVEGTADRLDLCRCAGWVGLRARTVHSAVQRLEHLPLPALLETVHGWAVLNSVEADQVDIYWPLEDRCQTLPRKMLTSLWHGQTLLLAERHTGLKPPAFGIAWFLPSIIKHLRQFRSVLLVSLMLQLVALVTPMLFENIIDRVLVSRGLSSLQVLGIALLALAIFEPLYGFIRSWLFSNLASKVNAELSSRLYQHLVQLPLGYFQQRQTGEIIARVGEMQQIRQFLTGSALTLVLDLAFCGLFIGVMYSYAPTLTWVVIGSLALYLLFWLCVGPLLRSRALREYELGADNTAFLTEAVTGIETIKTGATEGLFQHQWQRQLAAYVRAAFSTRLVGIWAGQGIGLIQKLTSAILLWWGVTLVMDGQITPGQLVAFNMLAGHVVEPILRLAQVWQDFQHTLISLRRLGDILETECESGSGGLASVPALAGSMSFQGVRFRYDEDGQEILRNLNLDIQPGEFVGITGPSGSGKSTLTRLLQRLYVPQHGRVLVDGIDLAIADPVALRRNMSVVLQESVLFAGSIAENIRLCRPQATDAEVYEAAALAGADEFIQALGQGYDTQVGERGGQLSGGQRQRIALARALLTQPAILLLDEATSALDYESEAAVMANLHRIAQGRTVISVAHRLNTLRHASRILVIDKGQVVEQGSHEQLLVLDGVYARQWALQMKD encoded by the coding sequence ATGACTGATGCCTTTATAGTGACGCCCGACCAGGCTCCGCTATTTCTCGATACCGGCTTGCAGGCCCTGTCCTGGGCCGCGCGGCACTTTGATCTGAATATCAGCGTGGCGCAGTTGAGTCATCGCTTGGGACGTGTTGAAGGTACGGCCGATCGCCTTGATCTGTGCCGCTGCGCCGGTTGGGTCGGCCTGCGGGCGCGTACCGTGCACAGCGCGGTCCAGCGTCTGGAACATCTACCGCTACCGGCGCTGCTGGAAACTGTTCACGGCTGGGCAGTGCTCAACAGCGTCGAAGCGGACCAGGTCGATATTTACTGGCCACTGGAAGATCGTTGCCAGACGCTACCGCGCAAAATGCTGACGTCTCTCTGGCACGGCCAGACTCTGCTTTTGGCCGAGCGCCACACGGGCCTGAAGCCTCCGGCATTCGGCATTGCCTGGTTCCTGCCATCGATCATCAAGCACCTGCGTCAGTTTCGCAGCGTGTTGCTTGTCTCGTTGATGTTGCAATTGGTCGCGCTGGTCACGCCGATGCTGTTCGAGAACATCATCGACCGCGTCCTGGTCAGTCGCGGTCTGTCCAGTTTGCAGGTGCTGGGTATTGCCCTGCTGGCGTTGGCGATATTCGAGCCGCTCTATGGCTTCATACGTTCGTGGTTGTTTTCCAATCTGGCCAGCAAGGTCAATGCCGAACTGTCCTCACGCCTGTATCAGCACTTGGTGCAGTTGCCGCTTGGCTATTTTCAGCAACGCCAGACGGGCGAGATCATCGCTCGCGTCGGTGAGATGCAGCAGATTCGTCAGTTCCTCACCGGCTCGGCGCTGACTCTGGTACTGGACCTGGCGTTCTGCGGGTTGTTTATCGGCGTGATGTACAGCTACGCGCCGACGCTGACCTGGGTGGTCATCGGCTCCCTGGCGTTGTATTTACTGTTCTGGTTGTGCGTGGGGCCGCTGCTGCGCAGTCGGGCGCTGCGCGAATACGAGCTGGGTGCGGATAACACGGCTTTTCTGACCGAGGCCGTGACGGGCATCGAGACCATCAAGACCGGCGCCACCGAAGGGCTGTTCCAACATCAGTGGCAACGCCAGTTGGCCGCCTATGTGCGGGCTGCGTTTTCGACCCGTCTGGTCGGTATCTGGGCGGGGCAGGGCATTGGCCTGATCCAGAAACTCACTTCGGCAATCTTGCTGTGGTGGGGCGTGACCCTGGTGATGGACGGGCAGATAACCCCGGGCCAACTGGTGGCGTTCAATATGCTCGCCGGTCATGTGGTGGAACCGATCCTTCGTCTGGCCCAGGTCTGGCAGGACTTCCAGCACACCCTGATTTCGCTGCGGCGCTTGGGCGACATCCTTGAAACCGAGTGCGAAAGCGGCAGCGGTGGTCTGGCCTCGGTACCGGCATTGGCGGGCAGCATGAGCTTTCAAGGCGTGCGCTTTCGCTATGACGAGGACGGCCAGGAAATTCTGCGCAATCTCAACCTGGACATCCAGCCCGGGGAATTTGTCGGCATCACCGGCCCCTCGGGTTCCGGCAAATCGACCCTGACCCGTTTGTTGCAACGCCTCTATGTGCCACAGCACGGCCGCGTGCTGGTGGATGGCATCGACCTGGCCATCGCCGACCCTGTGGCGCTACGTCGCAACATGAGCGTGGTGCTGCAGGAAAGCGTGCTGTTCGCCGGCAGCATCGCCGAAAACATCCGGCTCTGTCGGCCACAAGCCACGGATGCCGAGGTATACGAAGCGGCGGCTCTGGCCGGTGCTGATGAGTTTATCCAGGCCCTGGGCCAGGGCTACGACACCCAGGTCGGCGAGCGCGGCGGCCAGCTTTCCGGTGGTCAGCGCCAGCGCATCGCTCTGGCCCGAGCCCTGCTGACCCAGCCGGCCATTCTGTTGCTCGACGAAGCCACCAGCGCTTTGGACTACGAGTCCGAAGCCGCGGTCATGGCCAACCTGCACCGCATCGCCCAGGGCCGCACGGTGATCAGCGTTGCCCATCGCCTCAATACCTTGCGCCACGCCTCGCGAATTCTGGTGATCGACAAAGGCCAGGTGGTGGAGCAGGGCAGTCATGAACAGTTGCTCGTCCTGGACGGGGTGTATGCCCGGCAGTGGGCATTGCAGATGAAGGATTGA